The genomic segment GGCAGGCCACCGCCTGCCGTCGTCCCGCGCCGGAAGTCACCGGCAACGAGAGAACAAGGAGTTTGCCATGTCCGACCGTTTGATCCTCTTCGACACCACCCTGCGTGACGGGGAACAGGCTCCGGGGATCGCCCTTTCCCCCGATGAGAAAGTAGCCATCGCCCAGCAGCTCGCCAAGCTGCGCATCGACGTGATCGAGGCCGGCTTTGCAGCGTCCTCCCCGGGGGACTTCGATGCCGTCTCCCGCATCGCCGAGAACGTAAAGGGACCGGTCATCGCCAGCCTGGCACGAACCCATCCGGACGACATCGATCAGGCCTGGGACGCTCTTCGCGGCGCCGAGCGGGCTCGCATCCACGTCTTCATGTCCACGTCGCAGGTACACATGGAAAAGATGCTGCGCATGACACCCGACGAGGTGCTCGCAGCGTCGGCCGAGGGTGTGAAGAGAGCCCGGAGCTACTGCGACGACGTCGAGTTCAGCCCGCAGGACGCCACCCGAACCGACCCGGACTTCCTGATGGCCGTGTGCAAAGTCGCGGTCGAGGCAGGCGCAACCACCATCAACATTCCCGACACCGTCGGCTACGCGATACCAACCGACTTCGCGGAGCTCATCCGCCGGGTGTACGCGGAAGTCCGAGGTGACCACGACGACGTGGTCATCTCGGTCCACTGCCACAACGACCTGGGACTCGCCGTCGCGAACTCGCTGGCGGCGATCTCCGCCGGCGCCCGCCAGATCGAAGGGGCTATCAACGGGATAGGCGAACGTGCCGGGAACACCTCCATCGAAGAGGTGATCATGGCGGTGCGGACCCGATCCGACCGCTTCGACGTGACGGTCGAAGCCGACAGCACCCAGATCTTCGAGACGTCCCGGCTGGTCTCTCGACTTACCGGCTACCCGGTCCAGTACAACAAGGCGGTCGTTGGACGCAACGCTTTCGCCCACGAGGCGGGCATCCACCAGCACGGTGTCCTGCGGGACCGTCTCACCTAC from the bacterium BMS3Abin02 genome contains:
- the leuA_1 gene encoding 2-isopropylmalate synthase — translated: MSDRLILFDTTLRDGEQAPGIALSPDEKVAIAQQLAKLRIDVIEAGFAASSPGDFDAVSRIAENVKGPVIASLARTHPDDIDQAWDALRGAERARIHVFMSTSQVHMEKMLRMTPDEVLAASAEGVKRARSYCDDVEFSPQDATRTDPDFLMAVCKVAVEAGATTINIPDTVGYAIPTDFAELIRRVYAEVRGDHDDVVISVHCHNDLGLAVANSLAAISAGARQIEGAINGIGERAGNTSIEEVIMAVRTRSDRFDVTVEADSTQIFETSRLVSRLTGYPVQYNKAVVGRNAFAHEAGIHQHGVLRDRLTYEIMDAASVGQEGGQIILGKHSGRAGFADTLTKMGIVLEDEAFGKAFDRFKQLADRKVHITEDEIRAIVEDEVRQPQQSTELVGLHVAGGDEVTPRAVVRLRMNGGEQEFTGEGDGMVHAAFAAIRQAFDLDAALVDYRVVPVTSGADAMAEVNVVVRVGDGAYSGRSVSTDVVEGSAKAFVSALDKASWQV